From Nicotiana tabacum cultivar K326 chromosome 22, ASM71507v2, whole genome shotgun sequence, one genomic window encodes:
- the LOC107798842 gene encoding protein kinase G11A-like, protein MHLEAMGGLPGTSEITESIEDLNPESKMDDDILNTGKQYCMKDDINKLFEAIEIRTSHRGVKDALNKSAMKRPMRCSPARASGFDNSEPASLKQAFRGLCISQASELAAVKKRSSKASRLSGVSETGAAKRLYRPIAVQVNGPEHTVNEGIGNLVEISLIPDMSMSNPSDKITDYEHVPIKEKSTYAAYSCHLSKDAMKHGAKISEISGGDEAFPHSTDICSGYLKEVSEQKDVLELPHSSTATSANKVEAQMMPSPDEAPTFVIPADKKQARDFDLVSCSSIFSTGNKVIRPTSSSPNLMRPVSRSRTFVKKKVASVLTSSSKQSNGDNDLSCSTSEIACQTPEHVLRNNQKEEDKESSESCCANSIEVSSSMLDASVAKPGLSSSSCNRTRSIVTKGDERSLSREKGEISQSSKSSIGDYSSTTSVSEESYRSGSSRSGCRPHMSKDLRWEAIRCVQKQYGNISLKQFKLLKKLGGGDIGTVYLSELMGTNCLFAVKVMDNDFLTSRRKMTRAQTEKEILQILDHPFLPTLYAHITNDKYSCLVMEYCPGGDLHVLRQKQPNKNFSEQAARFYVAEVLLALEYLHMLGVIYRDLKPENVLVREDGHIMLSDFDLSLRCAVNPMVVKSSSPVVKPPKTSSPCSESSCIDPFCLHPSWQVSCFTPRFLSAAGKTRKLKADIAAQVTPLPQLVVEPTDARSNSFVGTHEYLAPEIIKGEGHGSAVDWWMFGIFLYELLYGRTPFKGPGNEDTLANVVSQCLKFPAYPMVSSSARDLIRRLLQKEPENRLGAEKGAAEIKQHSFFEGLNWALIRCETPPELPRFCDLGNVIPDTNQQNKESAKPQKEFKSIGEDIEFEMF, encoded by the exons ATGCATCTAGAAGCAATGGGCGGTTTGCCTGGTACTAGTGAAATTACGGAGTCAATAGAGGACTTAAATCCTGAATCTAAAATGGATGATGATATCCTGAACACTGGTAAACAGTATTGTATGAAGGATGATATTAACAAACTGTTTGAAGCTATAGAAATTAGGACTTCCCATAGAGGTGTCAAAGATGCATTGAATAAAAGCGCAATGAAGAGACCAATGAGATGTAGCCCCGCTCGAGCATCAGGTTTTGATAATTCTGAGCCTGCAAGTTTGAAGCAGGCCTTCAGAGGATTATGCATCTCTCAGGCATCAGAGCTTGCGGCTGTGAAGAAGCGGTCGTCAAAAGCGTCCAGGCTGTCAGGTGTCTCAGAGACAGGGGCTGCCAAAAGACTTTACAGGCCCATCGCTGTGCAGGTTAATGGCCCTGAACATACTGTCAACGAAGGTATAGGGAATTTAGTGGAGATATCCCTCATCCCAGATATGAGTATGTCAAATCCTTCTGATAAGATTACTGACTATGAACATGTGCCCATTAAAGAAAAATCTACTTATGCTGCCTATTCTTGCCATCTTTCTAAAGATGCAATGAAACATGGTGCAAAAATAAGTGAAATTTCAGGCGGAGATGAGGCTTTTCCACACTCAACTGATATTTGTTCTGGTTACTTAAAAGAAGTGTCTGAGCAGAAAGATGTTTTGGAACTACCACATTCTTCAACTGCCACTTCTGCTAATAAAGTTGAAGCCCAAATGATGCCATCCCCAGATGAAGCTCCGACATTTGTAATCCCAGCAGACAAGAAGCAGGCACGAGATTTTGATCTTGTTTCTTGCTCATCTATTTTTAGTACTGGAAATAAAGTCATCAGACCTACTTCTAGCAGTCCAAATCTGATGAGACCAGTTTCCAGAAGTAGAACCTTTGTTAAGAAGAAAGTCGCTTCTGTTCTCACCAGCAGTTCCAAGCAATCTAATGGTGACAATGATTTGAGTTGTAGTACAAGTGAGATTGCTTGTCAGACACCTGAACACGTACTGAGGAATAATCAGAAAGAAGAGGATAAGGAATCTTCAGAATCATGTTGTGCTAATAGCATAGAAGTTAGTTCATCTATGCTGGATGCAAGTGTTGCCAAACCTGGTCTCAGCTCAAGCAGTTGTAACAGAACAAGAAGTATAGTTACAAAAGGTGATGAAAGATCATTGTCAAGAGAAAAGGGGGAGATATCTCAAAGTTCAAAGAGTAGCATCGGGGATTATAGCAGCACCACGAGCGTTAGCGAAGAAAGCTATCGCAGTGGGTCTAGCCGCAGTGGCTGTCGACCTCATATGTCCAAGGATTTGAGATGGGAAGCCATTCGTTGTGTTCAGAAGCAGTATGGAAACATTAGTTTGAAGCAATTTAAGTTGCTTAAAAAACTTGGCGGAGGGGACATTGGGACTGTTTATCTATCTGAACTAATGGGCACAAACTGTCTGTTTGCTGTGAAAGTTATGGACAATGACTTTCTGACCAGCAGGAGGAAGATGACAAGAGCGCAGACTGAAAAAGAAATACTGCAAATACTGGATCATCCATTTCTTCCTACGCTCTATGCCCATATTACCAATGACAAATATTCATGTTTAGTGATGGAATATTGTCCAGGAGGTGATCTCCATGTACTCCGACAAAAGCAACCCAACAAGAATTTCTCTGAACAAGCAGCCAG ATTTTATGTCGCTGAAGTTCTTCTTGCTTTGGAATACCTTCACATGCTTGGAGTCATATACCGAGACTTAAAACCAGAGAATGTCTTGGTTCGAGAAGATGGTCATATCATGCTCTCCGACTTTGATTTGTCTCTTAGGTGTGCTGTTAATCCTATGGTTGTGAAATCATCATCTCCTGTCGTTAAGCCTCCAAAGACGTCTAGTCCATGCTCGGAATCTAGCTGCATAGATCCCTTTTGCCTACATCCATCCTGGCAAGTGTCCTGCTTCACCCCTAGATTTTTATCTGCAGCAGGTAAGACACGTAAGCTAAAAGCGGATATTGCTGCACAAGTCACACCTTTGCCACAGCTGGTAGTGGAGCCAACCGATGCCCGTTCCAACTCGTTTGTAGGAACCCATGAGTACCTGGCACCAGAGATCATCAAAGGAGAAGGTCATGGCAGTGCAGTAGATTGGTGGATGTTTGGTATCTTTCTATATGAACTGTTATATGGAAGGACACCTTTCAAAGGACCAGGAAATGAGGATACATTAGCCAACGTGGTTTCTCAGTGTCTCAAGTTCCCTGCATATCCTATGGTTAGCTCTAGTGCGAGAGATTTGATCAGACGGTTGTTGCAGAAGGAACCGGAGAATAGGTTGGGAGCTGAGAAAGGGGCAGCAGAGATAAAGCAGCATTCTTTCTTCGAGGGACTGAACTGGGCGTTAATACGATGTGAAACACCTCCAGAACTGCCTAGATTCTGTGACTTGGGAAATGTAATCCCTGATACCAACCAACAGAACAAGGAGAGTGCCAAGCCTCAAAAAGAGTTCAAAAGTATAGGAGAGGATATTGAGTTTGAGATGTTTTAG